The Patescibacteria group bacterium genome includes the window GTTAGTCCACTTAAGGGTACACCTCACGGCACGAGCTGACGACAACCATGCAGCACCTACATAGCACCCTCGAAGGAGTCTCCGTTTCTGGAGATTAGCAGCTACATTTCAAGCCCAGGTGAGGTTTCTCGCGTTGCATCGAATTAAACCGCATGATCCACCACTTGTGCGGGTCCCCGTCTATTCCTTTGAGTTTTAGTCTTGCGACCGTACTTCCCAGGCGGATAACTTAACGCGTTAGCTTGTTTTGTCGACTCTGAGAGGGTCGATACTCCCAAAATCTAGTTATCATCGTTTACGGCGTGGACTACAGGGGTATCTAATCCCTTTCGCTACCCACGCTTTCGTTCATGAGCGTCAGTTGTGTTCCAGCAAATTGCCTTCGCCTTTGGTGTTCTACCCGATATTAACGCATTTTACCGCTACACCGGGCATTCCATTTGCCTCTCCCACACTCGAGCCTTACAGTATCACCTGCAGCCCCCAGGTTGAGCCTGAGGATTTAACAAATGACTTACAAAGCCGCCTACGAACGCTTTACGCCCAATAAATCCGGATAATGCTCGGGGTCTCTGTATTACCGCTGCTGCTGGCACAGAGTTAGCAACCCCTTATTCATCGGGTACCGTCAAAATTCGTCCCCGATAAAAGCCGTTTACGACCCGAAGGCCTTCATTCGGCACGCGGCGTCGCTCCGTCACACTTTCGTGCATTGCGGAATATTCTCGACTGCAGCCACCCGTAGGTGTTTGGACAGTGTCTCAGTTCCAATGAGCCAGGTCACGCTCTCGCGCCTGGTATCCGTCATAGGCTTGGTGGGCCATTACCCCGCCAACTACCTGATGGACCATAGGTCCCTCTCGCACCGATAAATCTTTCATGCCTCACTCATAAGAGTGTGGAATAATATCGCGTATTAGCTATCGTTTCCAATAGTTATTCGCGAGTGCGAGGTAGGTTACCAATGTGTTACGCTCCCGTTTGCCACTAACATCACCTTGTATTGCTACTTAATGATGTCCGTTCGACTTGCATGCCTTAGACACGCCGCCAGCATTCATCCTGAGCCAGGATCAAACTCTCAGTAAGAATTGCCTCTCCCGAAGGAGAGGTATCTGCGGTTGCCTGGGTTTAACCCCAGGACTTTTTAGTGATAGACGTTGTGATCACGCAATTGTTCATTGCTTGTGTTCTTGATTCGTATGGTTGGTTTATTCAGTTGTGAAAGGTCTCCCGCAGATCAACCGTTTGAGGTTTTCCAGCGACGAGCGCAAGTTTAATGGAGTGCAGGAAACCTGTCAAGGACGGGGGGTTCCGTAACTGGGGATGAAAAAAAGCCCGCTTACGCAGACTTCTTTTGCTGTTCAGTTCGCCATTTTTTTATCTTCCCATGGTCCCCTGATAAGAGAACGTCCGGTACGGCCAGCTTCTTGCCGTGCATGAGATATTCAGGCGGTTTGGTGTATTGGGGGTATTCCAGCATAGAATCGTCCCCATGGGACTCCTCTTTCAAAGTGTCTTCGTTGCCGAGGACTCCCGGGATTTGTCGAGCGATAGCATCGATCATCACCAAGGCTGGGAGTTCGCCACCAGTTAGTACATAATCCCCGATCGACAATGACTCGTCAGCGATGTCAGTTTCGACACGATAGTCGACGCCTTCATAGCGGCCACAGAGAAAGATCACCTGGTCGTACTCGGCGAGTCTCTTCGCGTCAGCCTGGGTGAACCGCTTGCCGGAAGCGCTCGTCAAAATGACACGAGTTCTCGGCGCCTTGCCGAAGAGCTTCTTCTTCATCTTGATCGAGGACACAGCTGCATCGAACGGCTGAACTGCCATCACCATTCCAGCTCCCCCGCCATACGGAGTGTCATCAACCTTACTGTGTCTTTCCGTCGAGTATTCCCGCAAGTTGTGCGCCTCGATTTTGATAAGCTCCTTCTTCTGCGCCTTACCCAAAATACTCGCCTCCGCATACGGGGCGACTACTTCTGGAAAAATAGTGATAACGTCAAAGCGTTTCATAGAACGGATGATACTACACGTTCGGGCTGATTTCCGCAAACACAAACGAGACCCTAGAGTCTCGTTTGGTTGTGTCTAGAATGTAAGGCTGTCTACAGACATGTCGTCTGCTGGAGGGACGGAGGAGGCCATGCTTGGAGCACTGACATCCGGAGTACCCAGGCTGAATTCACCGGCTGGGGCTTCCTGACGTGGGCGGCGAGTGCCGTTCTCCGGAGCGTCGATGCGGAAGCTGATGCGCATGTTGGCTTTGGCGCCGAGCGTGGCGAGCAACGTGCGGATAGCTACAGCTGTTTTGCCACCCTTTCCGATGACGTAACCCGTATCTTCCGGGCTGGTGTGCACCGTGATGAGCACGCCTTGCTCGTCCACCTTACGGTCACTCTTCACCTCCTCTGGCTTGTTTACCAAAGCCTTCACAATCGTCTCTACAAACTGCTGGTCAAACTCCATAATCTCTAGTTAATTCAGATTCTTACAGGGATTAGTATAGCACTATGCAGCCTTAGGGGCGGCAGCGGCCATCTTTTTCTTACGGGCTTCAGTGATGGTGATCTTGTTCTTCTTATCACCCTTGACCAAGCCGTGATCAATGAACAAGTTGTTCAAAGTATCAGATGGCTGAGCACCCTTGGCCAGCCAGAAGGAAATACGCTCTTTGTCGAGAACTGCGTCCTTGCGATCAAGGCGCGGGTTCAACGTACCGAGTACCTCGATAGCTGGTGACCATGGATCACGAGTCTTTTCCTGAAGAACGATGCGGTAGTAAGGCTGCTTCTTTTTTCCAGTGCGAGAAAGACGAATGGTCAACATAGCAAAGATAACGTATTAATGCCGGAAGGCTACGCTTCGCCCTGATGTTTGTCAAGGCCTGTAGGGGCAAACGCTAGGCTGTCTTGGCTGATTTTACCGGAACATCCTGCAAAAAACGATCGATTCTAGCTTCCCGCTCCTGGCGATTTGCCTCAATAGCCTCTTGGTTTTCGCGTCTGGCCTCCGCCATCTCCTGTTCGTATAAATCAGCTGCCTCTTTTTCTTGCCTAATCTGTAATTGATTATATTTATCGAGCAAATCGGTCTGCTGCTCTAATGACCCTTCAAATCTCTTGAGATCACGTCTACTAGCCGGAGCCTTTAAATTTAAAATGGTCTGGACGGTATCCGCCAGTTCCTCGTCTTCACTTTTTGCCAAATATGAACCGGTATCCCGCCTAGAGTAATCATGGCCATAAGATGGTCGCTCTGTTGTTTTTACCGGCGGCCTCTCCGCTCCCTTCTTTGGTGCTTCCCAACCCATGCCGGCCAGAGGATCCTTTCCAGTTTCCATCATAAAAATTTCTAACTTCTACTCTCATGATAACATGTCCGGTTAAAAAAAGAGCGCAGCCATTGGCCACGCTCGACGGACACGAGTAACCCTACGGAAAGAACGAGGCGATCTCTTCGGCGATCTTGCGCGCCGCGTCCTTGGGCGAACCAATCTCAGGTGGCGGTTTCGTAATCGCCCGCCCGATCACCAGGTAGGCTGCGCCCGCCTGCATGGCCTCAAACGGCGTCATGGACCGGTTCTTGTTCTGATCCTTCGGCACCGCCGCCCAGACTGGCGTAATGTTCGGACAGATTTTCTCAATCTCGTCCGCGCCCGGAATGTCCTTGAGGAGCTCAAGATCGTGTGGCGCGCAGACCAAGTATTGAACCTTGGCCTCGACCGCCAAACGGGTAAACGCGCGGACCTTATCCGCTACATTCTCGCCGTAGATACTCTGACACTCGTCCTCGTCCATGCTGGTCAATACCGTGACCGCAATGACGGAGGACGTACCCCGATTCTTCACCGCTTCCCTCAGACCCCTGGTCCCGGCCGAGGCATGAACCGTGAACAGATCCACTCCGAGCCGAGCAATGGCTCCTGAGGCACCAGCGATCGTGGGCGGAATGTCCTTCAACTTCACGTCGAGCATGATTTGGCCGTGTAGCAACCGAAACAGCTTACGAGCACGATCGAGGTTGTCAAAAGCCTCGGTCAGACTCATGGGCGTCAACAACTCCACGAGGATGGTGAAGATGAGCTGAAGCCCGATCTTGAACTTCCCCACCTTCCCAGTCAGCATTTCAACCAGCACCATGGCCTGCGCCACACTATCCACATCCAAGGCCACAATGATCCGCCGACTCGCAGCCTGGATCTGTTCTTCGCTCCTCATGAAACCTCCTCATGGAAAAAGGCCTGCAGACAGTAACAAAATAGTTTAAATCTTGCGAGCGCGGATGGCCATAAACATTGGAATCTCTTTTCTGGCGCGGTTCTCGGCCTTGGCGCGGGGACCGAAGTCGCTCTCTTTGTTGCTGATCCATTCTTCGATGTTATCAATAACGAATCCGGCCTTCGCAAGCTCCGTCATGTAAGCCTGTAGTGGGCGATGGTATGAGAAAGTAACAGCGCTTTGTGATCCGCGTCCTGGGTTAGCCGAAATCGGAATCTCATTTTCAGTCATGTAACTATCAACCCGGCGATATTCCAAAAGACGCTCCATGTCCCAGCCCCAACCCGTTTGTTTTGGGATGCGATACATGGGGTGGTTAAGCACAATCACAAACGGCGAACCAGATTTCAAAACCTTGCCGGCATCGCCAATCGTAGCGGCTAGGTCGTTAATGTTCTGCAGGGCGAGGATGCAAACTGCGCCGTCAAAACTCTTTGGTTCAAAATAACGAGCAAAGTCTTTAGCGTTGGCTACCCGGAACTGGGCGCCCAAAATATTCTTGCGCTCCGCGTCCTTAATGAGCGTCGAGGAAATGTCGAAACCGATCACCTTCGCCCCTACCTTTGCAATCATGTTAGCGAATGTTCCTTCGCCGCAGGCAATGTCCAAATAATTCTTATCCTTTCTAGGCGAGAGCAAACGCAAAGCACCAGGGAAAACTACTTCCGTCTGGAAAGAGCCTTCTTCTTGAATCTTCTTGCCGTACTGCTTAGCAACAGGTTCCCAAGAAGTTTTTTCTGATTTGTGGTCGTGGTAGCGGACAGGTTTCATAAGAGCTCATTATGCACACAATTATTGACTAAAGTCAATTTTTCAGCTAATATTACTACCGCATCTTTCCCCTGGAGGCCCTGATGCAGCCCGTTCATACCCACCAAGAAGCCCGCCCGGGCATTCCACTGATCCCTGGCAAACGGTTCTTCTCCCCAGAGACTGGCACGATCCTGTGCCCTGACAACGTGTCCAAGTATCTCCGACAGGAGAACGTCTTCACGCCCGACGAAATTCGGGAACTCGGCACGGCGCCGCCCGCCAAACTCATGGTCAAGGCGACCAGGAAGACCCTCATCGTTCCCCTGCCGGGTACGTCTATTAAGGAAATGGCCGCTAAATTCATGCCCGACTGGCCGCCCAGCTTCAAGATGCACGCCGACCACCTCAGCCAAGCCTGGGTCCACGAACGCGCGCCGGCCCGGTGGGTCCGTCTGGAGCTGGCACATCGCCTGCACTGGCACCTGGTTCCGCTTGAAAGCGACGAACAGGTCCCCACCGCCCGCGAGCAAGTGGGCCTCATGCTCATCTGCCATGAAGATCCGGATCTGCCGAACTTCATGGAAGCGGCTGTACGGCACGCAACGAGCACGAAAGCCGAGGACAGGTTCGCCATCAGCGTGCGCCTGTACCAGAAGGAGTTCCGCTTCCTCAATGTCTCTGATCACCGGTTGAGCGACCTGTCCGCTGTGATCATCCGGTCATCAGTCGTCTGAACTTCTCGTCACTCACTCGTACCGCCCTGCGTCATCATGACGCGGGGTGTTTGTTTATCGGCGAGCGCCATCTGTGACAACATCTTCTATCTTCACGGATAGCAACTTACTTACGCCGTCACCTCCCATAGAGACTCCGTACAACGTGTCGCCCTTCTCCATAGTCGCGCGATTATGGGTAACAACAATAAACTGAGTTCTTTCTCGAAGTTCATTCAAAATATTTGCGAATCTGACCGTGTTCGCTTCGTCGAGAGCCGCATCAACTTCGTCAAGAACGACAAAGGGCGAAGGGTTCGTAGCCATAATGGCGCAGAGCAGTGCGATCGACGTCAGCGCGCGTTCGCCACCAGACAATAAGTTGAGCGCCTTGAGCCGCTTTCCCGGCGGCGTCGCCTGGATGTCGATGCCAATGACCGCTTCGCGGCGAGCTTTGACGCGCGACGTAACCAGATCGGCCGTGAGTTCGTCAGGTTCGACCGCGAGTGGATCGACGCGTGGGTCGACCCCAACATCGCCGGGTTCATTTTCGATCTCGACCTTCATCAATGAACATGACCCTCCCCCGAATAAAATCTTAAAATACTTCTGAAACTCATGGTTGATTTCCTTCAAGGCTCTTTCGCTCTGGCCGTGGATCTCTTTGTCGAGCTCATCGACGATCTTCTCAGTCGAGGCGATAGCAGCACGGAGATCAATAAGCTGAGTCGACAAGAACGTAAAGCGTTCGCTAACCTCGGCGTGCTCCTTGACCACTGACTCTTCAATGCCGCCGATCATTTCTACCTGGCGGCGTAATCTCAACATCTTTTCATACAACATGGGCAAATCGATGGCCGGTGCGGGGTTGATAACCCCGCCTTTTTGAAAATCAACGTCCATGCCCATTCCCTCTTTCGCCTCTTGTTTCAAGGCGTCTTGGCGAGTTTCTACGCGGGCCATTTCAATTTGGGAAGAATTGCGAGCCTGTTCGAAGGCCATCAGCTCGGTTTGCAAAACTCGAAGTGTGCGCTGAAACGCAAAGATTTCGCTCTTGGCGGCGCTAGCCTCTTTGGCCTTCGCGTCCATAGCTTGCTCGGTCTTCTTCACCTCGGCCTCAGCGATCGAAATGCCCTCGAGGGACTTCGTAACTGCTGCAAGCGCAACGGGATCAGCCTTAAAGTCCTCGGGATTCGGCTTCACAAGGCGATCGCGGAGTTTCTTTGAGCGCGACAGCGATTCTTCTACTTCTTTTTCTAACAGGCGAATTTCTTCAACCGTCTTCACGGCCTTCAGTTTATCGAGGAGTGTCGAGTGGCTATCGGCGATGAACTTCACCTCGCTTACGATGTCTTGCAGAGGCAACGGCGACCATGAAGACTGCGCCCGAACTTTTGCGAGCTCAATCTCGCGCTCAGCCATCACCTGCGCCTTACGTGCCTCGGTCAAATTTGCCTGCGCCTTCTTATAAGCAGACTGTAATTCCCCCATCCCGCTTCCGGTGCCATCCACCTTCCCCACTTCCTCGATCTCGAGTGTTGCGAGTTTCTTATCGCCAGCAGCCAGTTCAGTCCGTTTTGCATTAACTTTCGCATCCATGCCTTCAAGCTTCCCGGCAATCGCTTTCTTTTCAACCTCAAGCTCAGCCCATTTGCCCTGGAAATATTCGAGCGACACAGTTTTCAGCTCGGCCGTTACCTTTTCTCGCTCTTCGAGCTTCTTCACCTGACGCTTAAGCATGTTCAAACGTGGTTCGAGCTCGTCAATCACCATCTGCACCTCCGCCAAGTTAACCGCGGACTTCTCGAGCTTCAAAAGTGACTGGTGGCGGCGCATCTGCAAGCCGCGCACGCCGGTAGCATCATCAAAAAATGTCTTGCGTTCTTCGGGCGAGCTCACGAGGACATGATCAATCATGCCCTGACCGATAACGGCGTATGACCGCTGCCCGACTCCGGCTTCAGCCAACAGCAATTGAATATCCTGCAGACGCGCCGACTGGCCGTTCAACATGTAATCAGATTCGCCGTCACGGTACAGGCGACGAGTGATCGCAACTTCCGCAAAATCAGTCTTCATCGCCTTATCCTCGTTCTCAAAGAGCATCGTGACCTCGGCGAATCCAGATCGGCTTCTTCCCTCGGAACCAGAAAAAATAATATCCTCCGTCTTTTTGCCGCGCAGCTGTTTCATCGATTGTTCCCCGAGACACCAACGGATAGCGTCAGCGATGTTCGACTTGCCCGAACCATTAGGGCCGACAATAACTGTCAAAGGGTTCGAGTTTTTCTTTTTCTCGGGGAATTCGACTACAGTTTTTTGGGCGAAAGTCTTAAATCCCTGGATTTCTAGGCGCTTGAGGTACATAGTTGGGAATATTGTAGCTGAAAAAGCTGAAAAAGTTAAAAAAGCTGTAAAGGTCTGAAGCAATACAAAAAGCCCGCCACCATGAAGGAGCGGGCTTTGAACGGATGATGTGTCACGGGATGGCGGCGACTTGGTAAACGATGGCGAGGTTGCCAGTCTTGCCATCGAGGGGCTCCTGGCCGAGCAGGATAGCCTGGGCCACTGGCATGCCATGGAGAGCATGATCGAGATCGATCTTCCGCACCTTCGAACTCTTGATCGGGGGGTGCATGACCGAGTATTCACCGGTCACGGCCAGATAGATGCAAGTGAATGGCTTCACTTCATCCAGTTTCGTATACCCCTTCATCTCCAGATGCTTGCCCTGGAGCTCGAGTCCGAGGTTGATGCCCTGCACGATAAGCCAGGGGCTCGGAAGGCCGTCACTCCCCAAGAAGGTGTGTTTCTCCTTCGTATCCTGACGCTCCAAGCTCCAATTGTGGACGAGACCCCCGTGCACAAAACGGCACAGCACCTTCACGCCGACTCCAATGTCCTGGAGAAAATACGCAGGCTTGATTTCACTCGTGAGCATGATGCAACCCCCAGTGCGCGCTTAAGACCAAAATGGCCAAGAAGCGACGGGTGATAGTAGTCGAAAAACGAAAATCCGTCAAAGAAAGCCCATGTTGCCCGCCTTGCCCGTTTTGCCCTTCCCTGCTAAGCTCTCCCCTTCCTATGAACAGCGTTCTGCAGGAAAAAGTGGAGGGACTAATCCGTGAGGCCGGACATGTTTTGTTGCTGACTGATGAACGGATCGATGGAGATACGACCGGTTCAACACTTGGCCTTTATCATGTACTGAAAGACCTGGGAAAACAGGTGACGGTGTTTTCACCAAAGCCCATGCCGCCACAACTGGAGTTCATTCCGGGTGTTGAGGTTATTCGGCGCGATGAAGCGATGTTTGCTGACGGGTCTATCGACCTCGCCATTATCTGCGACTGTTCAGATGGCGTTTATATCCAAAAGTTTTTGCCCGGCATGAAGCGCCGAGTACCCTTGGTAGTCTTTGATCATCACGCTACGAATCCCATGTACGGCACGGTGAACATTGTCGAGCCTAAAGCCGCCTCCAGTGCTGATGTGGTTTGGCGTTTTATCAAGGCTGCAAAATATCCCGTCTCCCCCAACGCCGCGCAGTGCATTTTGACGGGCATTTGTACTGATACAGGACTTTTCTCAACTTCGAACACCACACTACAGGCGATCACCGCAAGTTCAGAGCTCATTAGGCTTGGCGCAAATCTCACAACGATCGTCCGTCACGTGTTTATCAATAAGTCTGCAGGCGCCCTCAAACTTTGGGGGGTAGCCCTTGAACGCCTATTTTTCGATGACACCTTAAAGATGCTAACAACGGTCATTACAAAACAAGACCTTGAATCTACAAAGACGACGATCGAGGACATTGCTGGTGTCTCAAATTTTCTAAATGCAATGCTTGAAAATGCTTACGATGCCGTAACGGTGTTGTACGAAACGGACGACGGCGCCGTAAAAGGAAGCATGCGCAGCCGTAGCAGGGACGTTGCAAAGCAAGCAGCCGATCTCTTTGGCGGCGGTGGCCACAAACTCGCTGCGGGGTTCAAAGTGATGAACTCGACGTTGCAGAAACAGGGAGAGAAATGGGCAATTGTGAAGAAATTCGACTCCCCCGTAGCCCCCACTTTGAAAGAGGGTGAATCCCCCAAGGCATTGACGGAAATTAAAAATGTGATACACTAGTTTCAACCAGGCGTTCGTTTCGCAAGAAACGAAAACCCATGGCTGACAAGAAAAAGTCCCTTTAGGGGGATTTTTTCTTTTTGCTATACTCGGTCGGCCGGATCTCGTGGGCGCGTAGTAATAATGGTTAAAATGCCTGGCCTGTCAGCCATGGCGATACGGGTTCGAATCCCGTCGCGTCCAGGATCCGGTAAGAGAGTTTGCAAAAAAGTCTGTTTCTGTTACCATGATTTCGCATTTGCGGGTGTCGTATAGCGGTTATTATCTGAGTTTTCCAAACTCATGATGAGGGTTCGACTCCCTCCACCCGCTCCAAAGCAAAACCTCCTAAAATTTGCCCTGGCTGTGTCGGCGGCACTCGGCTCGGACTCACCGTACCATTAAGTACGTTTCGTCCTGCGCCGTGCCGGCCTCCTTGCCAGAACAAATTTTAGAAAGTTTTGCTCGGTGCATGAAAACCGTCCCTTGGGACGGTTTTTGTGTTTTAAAAACAAAAACCCCGCATACCTTACGGAACGCGGGGTTCCGGGGATGCGGGGCTACGAGCTACGAGGCGTCTGCCTCACGAAGATCAATGTCGATGAACGTGAAGCCGTCGCCGAGTGTGAGCGCGATGGCGAAGGTCGAGTCTTCGGCTCGGGACACGCTCGCGGAGACCTGATGGCCGGACCACGAACCGTCCAGCTGACAGGTAGATCCGTGCACGGACACGTTTTTCGCGACGAACGGTTCGTCAAAACGATACCGCTCCGGGAACTCCCTAGAAAGGGCGATCTCCAATGCCCTGTGGGCATGCTCGGCTTTTGACATGAGTCCTCCAACGGGGAAAGAGTGCGGTCAAACTGATTAGGCTTCCCCTGCCTCCGCAATGCTGAGAAACATTTCCTCCAAGAACCTCCTCTTTCGAGAAAAGAGCCTGAAGGGCGGGAACGGCACGGGCGACATGTCAGAGATGAAACCCTGGTAGACCGTCGGCTTGTTGCCCGAGGTCCAAGAAGATGCCTCAGAGACAATGAGCAGAACGGTGTACATGTTACCCCCAAACGCGGCAAAACAGAATGTCTTGCCGATTACTGGCCTCGATCAATGATCAAGAATGGTAATCGACTCCTGTACCCGCGCATGATGCACGAGTACAGGAACGAGACGATTTTACGGCTGTCCGAAGACGGCCATGAAGAGGACGAACCCGAGCAGAGCGCAACCTACGCGCTTGATGCCGGAATCGTCAAACGCGGACACAAGTGTGGCTGCGGTGACTACGGTCTTCATGAGAACCTCCAAGTCGGGCAAGGGATCTGCCCATCATTGATCACCACGTTCGTGATGAGCACTGATGAGCCCGCGTCGTTCGCGAACGACGTGGAGCACCGCGCCGATCGTCATGAGGACGAAAGGCACGGGCGTGAGAGCTAGTTGATGTCGTCGTGGAGGCACGAGATGCCAATGGCGATCGAGCCGCTGGTCTTCTTGATCGGGTGATCGGGAGGGGCGTCGGCGTCGAGGTCGAATTCACCCCGCGGGAACCGCGCTACGTACGGCGTCTCCCCAATCCGGTGCTTATTCACCGTAATGATGATTCCAGGAATGGACATCCCGGCCTCATCCAGGGCAACAATCGAAAGATAAAGCCCAGACACTTCGATATTCACCTTCATGGGACCTCCAAAGCAATAGGTTTGTGCCCATCATTGATCACGATCCTGAACACTTGTCGAAGGGTCATGTTCATTGATGAGCAGGCCGGGAGATGGTGTCTCTCCCGACCACGAAGGAACTGGTCTGATCGCTACTCGCAGGTGCAGACCTTGAAATCCGGATGCCGGGTGCAATACCCGGGCCGATCCCGCTCCATCTGCGTGCGGTCCTGTTCGCACAACGTAGGCGGGCGCGCGGGTCCGGTTTGTACCGTGACCACCTGGCTATTTTCCACCGACTGGGGCACTGCAGCCACCTGCTGCTTGTGCCACCACGAGTAGAGCCAAATGAACGCAATCCCCGTAGCGATTACCGCACTGATGCCGAGGATATTCTTCAGACGTTGCACAGAGACCTCCAAAGCGTGTGATGTAAGTGAATCGCC containing:
- a CDS encoding AAA family ATPase, which encodes MYLKRLEIQGFKTFAQKTVVEFPEKKKNSNPLTVIVGPNGSGKSNIADAIRWCLGEQSMKQLRGKKTEDIIFSGSEGRSRSGFAEVTMLFENEDKAMKTDFAEVAITRRLYRDGESDYMLNGQSARLQDIQLLLAEAGVGQRSYAVIGQGMIDHVLVSSPEERKTFFDDATGVRGLQMRRHQSLLKLEKSAVNLAEVQMVIDELEPRLNMLKRQVKKLEEREKVTAELKTVSLEYFQGKWAELEVEKKAIAGKLEGMDAKVNAKRTELAAGDKKLATLEIEEVGKVDGTGSGMGELQSAYKKAQANLTEARKAQVMAEREIELAKVRAQSSWSPLPLQDIVSEVKFIADSHSTLLDKLKAVKTVEEIRLLEKEVEESLSRSKKLRDRLVKPNPEDFKADPVALAAVTKSLEGISIAEAEVKKTEQAMDAKAKEASAAKSEIFAFQRTLRVLQTELMAFEQARNSSQIEMARVETRQDALKQEAKEGMGMDVDFQKGGVINPAPAIDLPMLYEKMLRLRRQVEMIGGIEESVVKEHAEVSERFTFLSTQLIDLRAAIASTEKIVDELDKEIHGQSERALKEINHEFQKYFKILFGGGSCSLMKVEIENEPGDVGVDPRVDPLAVEPDELTADLVTSRVKARREAVIGIDIQATPPGKRLKALNLLSGGERALTSIALLCAIMATNPSPFVVLDEVDAALDEANTVRFANILNELRERTQFIVVTHNRATMEKGDTLYGVSMGGDGVSKLLSVKIEDVVTDGARR
- a CDS encoding DHH family phosphoesterase; the protein is MNSVLQEKVEGLIREAGHVLLLTDERIDGDTTGSTLGLYHVLKDLGKQVTVFSPKPMPPQLEFIPGVEVIRRDEAMFADGSIDLAIICDCSDGVYIQKFLPGMKRRVPLVVFDHHATNPMYGTVNIVEPKAASSADVVWRFIKAAKYPVSPNAAQCILTGICTDTGLFSTSNTTLQAITASSELIRLGANLTTIVRHVFINKSAGALKLWGVALERLFFDDTLKMLTTVITKQDLESTKTTIEDIAGVSNFLNAMLENAYDAVTVLYETDDGAVKGSMRSRSRDVAKQAADLFGGGGHKLAAGFKVMNSTLQKQGEKWAIVKKFDSPVAPTLKEGESPKALTEIKNVIH
- a CDS encoding class I SAM-dependent methyltransferase, with the translated sequence MKPVRYHDHKSEKTSWEPVAKQYGKKIQEEGSFQTEVVFPGALRLLSPRKDKNYLDIACGEGTFANMIAKVGAKVIGFDISSTLIKDAERKNILGAQFRVANAKDFARYFEPKSFDGAVCILALQNINDLAATIGDAGKVLKSGSPFVIVLNHPMYRIPKQTGWGWDMERLLEYRRVDSYMTENEIPISANPGRGSQSAVTFSYHRPLQAYMTELAKAGFVIDNIEEWISNKESDFGPRAKAENRARKEIPMFMAIRARKI
- a CDS encoding KH domain-containing protein, which translates into the protein MEFDQQFVETIVKALVNKPEEVKSDRKVDEQGVLITVHTSPEDTGYVIGKGGKTAVAIRTLLATLGAKANMRISFRIDAPENGTRRPRQEAPAGEFSLGTPDVSAPSMASSVPPADDMSVDSLTF
- the trmD gene encoding tRNA (guanosine(37)-N1)-methyltransferase TrmD, translating into MKRFDVITIFPEVVAPYAEASILGKAQKKELIKIEAHNLREYSTERHSKVDDTPYGGGAGMVMAVQPFDAAVSSIKMKKKLFGKAPRTRVILTSASGKRFTQADAKRLAEYDQVIFLCGRYEGVDYRVETDIADESLSIGDYVLTGGELPALVMIDAIARQIPGVLGNEDTLKEESHGDDSMLEYPQYTKPPEYLMHGKKLAVPDVLLSGDHGKIKKWRTEQQKKSA
- the rpsP gene encoding 30S ribosomal protein S16, which translates into the protein MLTIRLSRTGKKKQPYYRIVLQEKTRDPWSPAIEVLGTLNPRLDRKDAVLDKERISFWLAKGAQPSDTLNNLFIDHGLVKGDKKNKITITEARKKKMAAAAPKAA
- the pyrF gene encoding orotidine-5'-phosphate decarboxylase; translation: MRSEEQIQAASRRIIVALDVDSVAQAMVLVEMLTGKVGKFKIGLQLIFTILVELLTPMSLTEAFDNLDRARKLFRLLHGQIMLDVKLKDIPPTIAGASGAIARLGVDLFTVHASAGTRGLREAVKNRGTSSVIAVTVLTSMDEDECQSIYGENVADKVRAFTRLAVEAKVQYLVCAPHDLELLKDIPGADEIEKICPNITPVWAAVPKDQNKNRSMTPFEAMQAGAAYLVIGRAITKPPPEIGSPKDAARKIAEEIASFFP